The DNA window TCGCGCGTCTCGGGAAACAGGTCGTGGAAAGATTCGATCCAATCGGCGTCCGGACGGAAGCCGTAGGGGTATTCCGCGGGCTCGACCCCGCGGGGCACGACACGCAGCAGCGATGGGTCGGTCTTCGGGTAGTTCTTGAGCACGTACTCCCGAATGCTTTCGGAAACGCAGATCACCCGCTCGCCACGGCACATGATTTCGGACCATCGGCTGACGGAGTAAAATCCGTGAACGGTGGTAACCAGTTTCGGGCGGTCGCTGGCGGGCAGCTTTCTCCACGCCAGCCAGAGCAGCCATGCCGGAACGCGGGATCGCAAGTGGAGGATGTCCGGGCATTCGGCTTCGAGGAGCTTCCGGAGCTTGGAAACCAACAGCAGGGATGCCGGCGACTTGCGGCCGACCGGCAGGGTGATGTGCCGGCTGCCGGCCTTCTCAAGCCGCTCGACTAGGCGCCCGCCGCCGGACAGGACCAGGGACTCGTGGCCCTTTGCCACCAGATGGCCGGAAAGCTCCAGGGTTCCCCGCTCGACGCCGCCGGAGTTGAGTTCGGGGAGAACCTGGAGAACTTTCATGTCTTGGGCAGACGCTCGGGAAAGA is part of the Haloferula helveola genome and encodes:
- a CDS encoding glycosyltransferase family 4 protein — its product is MKVLQVLPELNSGGVERGTLELSGHLVAKGHESLVLSGGGRLVERLEKAGSRHITLPVGRKSPASLLLVSKLRKLLEAECPDILHLRSRVPAWLLWLAWRKLPASDRPKLVTTVHGFYSVSRWSEIMCRGERVICVSESIREYVLKNYPKTDPSLLRVVPRGVEPAEYPYGFRPDADWIESFHDLFPETRDKRLITLPGRITRLKGHEDLITILGKLADQPDLHAVIVGGVHPRKASYFDEIRAKFKDAGLSDRVTFTGNRDDLRNILAISTVVLSLTRQPESFGRTTLEALAMGIPVAGYAHGGVGEQLDTLYPQGRIPPLDVEAAGDVIAKLLETPGDVMPENPFTLGRMLDGTLDVYRELQD